One Mycobacterium sp. SMC-4 DNA window includes the following coding sequences:
- a CDS encoding urease accessory protein UreF — protein MTSLATLLTLSDSRLPTGGHVHSGGVEEAVSSGLVIDLDTLTAFLRRRIGTTGLVTASLAAAVHRDALSAAAGGDGDLETDARTPSPAARQASRAQGRGLVRLARRVWPDRPWGTLGTTPHFSVAAGTVGQASGLAPEQTAMSVVYTTMTNSATAAQRLLALDPGDVAAITFEMAALCEQVAVEATKELADLSDPLLDVLAQRHLERDRPLFAS, from the coding sequence ATGACCAGCCTGGCCACGCTGCTGACCCTGTCGGACTCCCGATTGCCCACCGGCGGCCACGTACATTCAGGCGGAGTCGAGGAGGCCGTGTCCAGTGGGCTGGTCATCGACCTGGACACCTTGACTGCATTTCTGCGCCGGCGCATCGGGACCACCGGGCTCGTCACGGCGTCGCTGGCTGCCGCCGTGCACCGCGACGCACTGTCGGCTGCGGCCGGCGGTGACGGCGACCTCGAAACCGATGCGCGCACACCGTCTCCGGCGGCCCGCCAGGCTTCGCGAGCCCAGGGCCGCGGCCTGGTCCGGCTGGCCCGCCGGGTGTGGCCGGACCGGCCCTGGGGCACTCTCGGTACCACTCCTCACTTTTCCGTGGCCGCCGGCACTGTCGGTCAGGCCAGTGGGTTGGCGCCGGAGCAGACCGCAATGTCGGTGGTGTACACCACGATGACGAACTCGGCCACCGCCGCGCAACGACTGCTGGCCCTCGATCCCGGCGACGTCGCAGCGATCACCTTCGAGATGGCGGCGCTGTGCGAGCAAGTTGCCGTCGAGGCCACCAAGGAACTCGCCGACCTATCCGACCCACTGCTGGACGTCCTGGCCCAGCGGCACCTCGAGCGCGACCGCCCGTTGTTCGCGTCCTGA
- a CDS encoding urease subunit alpha has product MTSLPRSRYAALYGPTAGDRIRLADTDLFIEISEDRSGGPGLAGDEAVFGGGKVLRESMGQSRATRADGAPDTVITGAVILDYWGIIKADIGIRDGRIAAIGKAGNPDIMSGVHPALVVGPSTEIIAGNGRIVTAGAIDCHVHLICPQILEEALSGGITTIVAGGTGPAEGSKATTVTPGAWHLARMLEALDGWPVNVALLGKGNTVSAEAMWEQLRGGAAGFKLHEDWGTTPAAIDACLSVCEQAGVQANIHTDTLNETGFVENTLAAIKGRSIHAYHTEGAGGGHAPDIITVAGHPNVLPSSTNPTRPHTVNTLDEHLDMLMVCHHLNPGVPEDLAFAESRIRPSTIAAEDLLHDIGAISMIGSDAQAMGRIGEVVLRTWQTAHVMKRRRGLLSGDTAADNTRARRYVAKYTICPAVAHGLDREIGSVEVGKLADLVLWEPAFFGVRPHAVVKGGMIAWAAMGDANASIPTPQPVLPRPMFGAAPAAAAATSVHFVAPQAIDDGLADRIAVDRRLIAVDNVRGIGKAQMPLNDAMPDIEVDPDTFTVRIDGEVWQEQPAAELPMAQRYFLF; this is encoded by the coding sequence ATGACCAGCCTGCCCCGCTCCCGCTATGCCGCGCTGTACGGCCCCACTGCCGGGGACCGGATCCGGCTGGCCGACACCGACCTGTTCATCGAGATCAGCGAAGATCGCAGCGGAGGCCCGGGCCTGGCCGGAGACGAAGCGGTCTTCGGCGGCGGGAAGGTGCTGCGTGAGTCGATGGGACAGTCACGCGCCACCCGCGCAGACGGTGCGCCCGACACGGTCATCACCGGTGCGGTCATCCTGGACTATTGGGGAATCATCAAGGCCGACATCGGCATTCGCGATGGTCGCATCGCCGCCATCGGCAAGGCCGGCAATCCCGACATCATGTCCGGCGTTCACCCCGCCCTGGTGGTGGGGCCGTCGACGGAGATCATCGCCGGCAACGGTCGAATCGTGACCGCCGGAGCCATCGACTGCCACGTTCACCTGATCTGTCCACAGATCCTCGAGGAGGCGCTGAGCGGCGGCATCACCACCATCGTCGCCGGAGGCACCGGCCCGGCCGAGGGCAGCAAGGCCACCACCGTCACCCCGGGAGCCTGGCATCTGGCCCGCATGCTCGAGGCCCTGGACGGATGGCCGGTCAACGTCGCGTTGCTCGGCAAGGGCAACACCGTGTCCGCCGAGGCAATGTGGGAGCAGTTGCGTGGTGGCGCAGCAGGTTTCAAATTGCACGAAGACTGGGGGACCACCCCGGCGGCCATCGACGCATGCCTTTCGGTCTGCGAGCAGGCAGGTGTACAGGCCAACATTCACACCGACACGCTGAACGAAACCGGGTTCGTCGAGAACACACTGGCTGCGATCAAGGGCAGATCCATCCACGCCTACCACACTGAGGGAGCAGGCGGAGGCCATGCTCCGGACATCATCACCGTTGCCGGCCACCCGAATGTGCTGCCCAGCTCCACCAATCCGACGCGTCCGCACACCGTTAACACCCTCGACGAACATCTGGACATGTTGATGGTGTGTCATCACCTCAACCCCGGTGTGCCCGAGGATCTCGCATTCGCCGAGAGCAGGATCCGGCCCTCGACGATCGCCGCGGAGGATCTGCTGCACGACATCGGCGCGATTTCGATGATCGGCAGCGACGCCCAGGCGATGGGACGGATCGGCGAGGTGGTGTTACGCACGTGGCAGACTGCACACGTGATGAAGCGGCGCCGCGGCCTGCTCAGCGGTGATACGGCGGCCGACAACACCCGCGCCCGACGGTATGTCGCCAAATACACCATCTGCCCCGCAGTGGCCCACGGCCTGGACCGCGAGATCGGTTCGGTCGAGGTGGGCAAGCTCGCCGACCTGGTGTTGTGGGAGCCCGCCTTCTTCGGCGTGCGCCCCCACGCAGTGGTCAAAGGCGGGATGATCGCGTGGGCCGCGATGGGCGATGCCAACGCCTCCATCCCGACACCTCAGCCGGTGTTGCCGCGGCCGATGTTCGGTGCAGCTCCGGCGGCGGCGGCCGCAACGTCGGTGCACTTCGTCGCACCCCAGGCCATCGACGACGGACTGGCCGACCGTATAGCGGTCGACCGCAGACTCATCGCGGTGGACAACGTGCGGGGGATCGGCAAGGCCCAGATGCCGCTCAACGATGCAATGCCCGACATCGAGGTCGATCCCGACACGTTCACGGTCCGCATCGACGGCGAGGTGTGGCAGGAACAACCGGCCGCGGAACTGCCGATGGCGCAGAGATACTTTCTGTTCTAG